One window from the genome of Castellaniella sp. MT123 encodes:
- the apbC gene encoding iron-sulfur cluster carrier protein ApbC: MSTTSQDIRSALSRVINPDTRKTLAVTDADLQIAAAGDAFDITVTLGYPVFNGEQALRQAIQDALAAAGIRLGALNFDTRIATHAVQRGLRPLDSVRNIIAVASGKGGVGKSTTAVNLALALQAQGARVGLLDADIYGPSVPIMLGLSGKPKSADGKTMEPMIGHGLQSNSIGFLMDDDGPAIWRGPMVTQALTQLLSLTNWNNLDYLIVDMPPGTGDIALTMAQKVPLTGAVIVTTPQDLALADARKGLIMFQKVDVPVLGIVENMSVHVCSNCGHVEPIFGQDGGRQLAATYHLPWLGALPLQLDIRQETDSGRPSVVASPDGKAAQLYHQIAHQLAVHVAGQPLDDSGVRPKVVARKT, translated from the coding sequence ATGAGCACCACTTCTCAGGACATCCGCTCGGCTTTGTCGCGGGTGATCAATCCCGATACCCGGAAAACGCTGGCGGTGACCGACGCCGATCTGCAGATCGCTGCGGCGGGCGATGCATTTGATATCACTGTAACCCTCGGCTACCCGGTATTCAATGGCGAGCAGGCTTTGCGCCAGGCGATCCAGGATGCGCTGGCGGCGGCCGGCATCCGGCTGGGGGCCCTGAACTTCGATACGCGGATCGCCACCCATGCGGTGCAGCGCGGCTTGCGGCCTCTGGACAGCGTGCGCAACATCATCGCCGTGGCCTCGGGCAAGGGCGGGGTGGGCAAAAGCACCACGGCCGTCAACCTGGCGCTGGCCCTGCAAGCCCAGGGCGCGCGGGTCGGCCTGCTGGATGCCGACATCTATGGTCCCAGCGTCCCCATCATGCTGGGGCTGTCGGGCAAGCCCAAAAGCGCCGACGGCAAAACGATGGAACCCATGATTGGCCATGGCCTGCAGTCCAATTCCATCGGTTTCCTGATGGACGACGATGGGCCGGCCATCTGGCGCGGCCCGATGGTCACCCAGGCGCTCACGCAGCTGCTGTCGCTCACGAATTGGAACAATCTGGATTATCTGATCGTGGACATGCCGCCCGGAACGGGCGATATTGCGCTCACCATGGCGCAAAAGGTCCCGCTGACCGGGGCGGTGATCGTCACCACCCCGCAGGATCTGGCCCTGGCCGACGCCCGCAAGGGTCTGATCATGTTCCAGAAGGTGGATGTTCCTGTGCTGGGTATCGTCGAAAACATGTCCGTGCATGTGTGCTCGAATTGCGGGCATGTCGAACCGATCTTCGGGCAGGACGGCGGCCGCCAGCTGGCCGCCACCTACCACCTGCCCTGGTTGGGCGCCTTGCCGCTGCAGCTCGACATCCGCCAGGAAACCGACTCCGGGCGCCCCAGCGTCGTGGCCTCGCCCGACGGCAAAGCGGCCCAGCTCTATCATCAGATCGCTCATCAACTCGCCGTTCATGTCGCGGGGCAGCCGCTGGATGATTCCGGTGTACGCCCCAAGGTCGTGGCGCGCAAGACCTGA